A segment of the Corylus avellana chromosome ca2, CavTom2PMs-1.0 genome:
TACAAGTTCAAACAACAAGTACGAAGGGTAAAATTTACAAGCCCAAATAGTAGGATATTCACCTGGCGCGCAAGCAGAATATGTTCCTTGGTCTGTGGCATGGGGCCATCAGGGGCAGATACAACAAGAATACCCCCATCCATTTGTGCTGCACCCGTAATCATGTTCTGCAAATCATGAGCGGGTGCATGAGGCCAAAGATGAAGAGATATGCAATTATTTAAACTTCAGATACAACTGACTTGCAGAATCCTTTAGAAACAAATGAATTTGGTGTATAAGGTATAACAAGTTAATTAGCTACGTTCAAAGTGAAAGCCATCACAGAGATGCGAGTCAAAAATAATGAGAGGTCATATTTGAAGCTAATTGAACTAATGTTTCATTTTCACCTAATTTCTGTTTGCATATTCAAACCAATCTGCAATTTATTTACGTAGTCATAAAGGGATGTTAACATGTCTAAACCAAACactcatataaatatatataagttcaTGAAACAAGATTAAGCATATGTAGATTCTGATACAATGTACAAAAGTGAATTGGTTTCAGTAAGGGTTAATCTATTTCCTACAACACTTTTATAGATTGTTCAGGTCGTGGTAATGTTGCAAAACTCAATTGGGGTTTGACATACTTCCTTCCTGACGAGATTAAATAAATTGTACAGCTTACCTTCACATAATCTGCATGTCCTGGACAATCTACATGTGCATAATGTCGTTTAGCAGTTTCATACTCCACATGTGCCTGTAAAATATTACTCCTAAGGTAAGCTGAAAAGATATTTTGAGAAGATGAATTTGTTAAACAAGCAAGATCCGAATTTGTAAAAAGAAGCAAGATGGAATGGCATAGCATTATAAGTATCCATGgacaaaacaagaaaacagtATCCAACCGTTGCAATAGTAattcctctctttttctcttctggGGCCTTGTCAATTTCATCGAAGGCAACAGCCTTAGCTTTACCTTCTTCTGCTAGCACCTAGAAAAGCATCACatgaaaatttcagaaacttgGTCAGccaagtgttttgtttttcatacTATACAATTCACTATTGTAGTCCACATATTAGTCACCTAGGAAAAACACCAAGTGACCCAAATAAAAACTGGGAAATACAAATATATTCCACAGACAGAAGCAACCAAATTAATAGACAACAACCAAACCTTTGTTATAGCTGCAGTCAGTGTAGTCTTCCCATGATCGACATGCCCAATGGTTCCCACATTCACGTGAGGTTTCCTGTcggaaaagaaaatcaaacaaaccaCCAATATTAAGAAGGAAACAACACAGGAATTTACACCCTGCATATATGAGCAACATTATAACTTAAACAACGGAGAATCCAATACACATAATTGATTGCACCAATTTCAAGCCTAATTCAGACTACTACCTAAATTATGAAAAAGTAACtacaatcaccaaaaaaaaaaaaaaattgcttttctTCTATGCGAAGCCGAAACAGAAAATGATCATCTTTTCAAACTTAGATGAAACCAAGAAACAACAGAAATGTATTAAAATCGCTACTGCTACCAAAACCTAATAACTACTTTTCAGAATGGGAACTTTGTTTATACTACCTCCAAACACGCCCTAAAAATCTCGAAGTCACAACCACATTCAATCACTTAACCACCTTGCTTAATCACCATTTCCACCACCTAGACTTCTCCAGCTTTCCATTACCACTATTCGATCTTAGTCCCATACAAAATTGAACATACATTCATACATATATGCACACACTCACCCACATAGACgcgtacatacatatatacatatcgATGACAAGGGAAATGGATTTACGTTCGGGTGAAGGTGGCCATGGATCTCAGCCACGAGGTGTGAGCGGAAGCTCTGTCATTTCCAGAGATCGAATCGGTGGGAGAGGAGAGAGTGGATCCTCGGCAGCACCAGTAGATTTGGGAGGAGAAAGGGAGGAGGCGCTTGGAGTTAGGGTTTCTGAGAACCACTGAAGCCATTGGGAATCAGAATCAAAGCCCTAGAGCTCAGAAACGCAGAGCTTCATACGCTGAGAGAGGCGAAGAGGGGGTTTAAGGGGAGTCTTTCCGATTCGAGGGTTTTAGCTTTGTGGTGTATTGGGCCGAGTTTAGTTTTTCAAGTCCAAGCCCGGCACAGCCCATCCCATATCCTTCGATGCACTTAGGGTGCATTTGGTATTCGATTTCACACACAgaaagtacgattttaaactaaatcgcaaaaaaatgattgtttggaattgcgttttttaaaaattacgatttaaaaacctaaaaaatttgcgtttttaaattGCATGCAAAGTTGTGTTATTTTGAAAACGcataattttaaaggataaactgtgattttaaatgccaaattGCGATTTTGTCAGACAAataactgcgtttttaaaaatcacatttcaaATCGTACATcttaaaatcgctatttttatattgcactttttaaaattgcaaactcAAACCAACCGCTAATATTAATTTTGATCTCTAAAAGTTTTTCAACTGGTCcatgagattttaaaaaaataaataaaaaataataaaataataaaataaaagagtaaaattaatctaaaccgttaaaaaaattatagcaaagttttcattaatttttttatagcaCTTAAGTCAAATCCATTTTAATTAGTGGATTATTGTGATAATGCAAATTATAAAGTCagagaatttgaatattttccaccaattttttttttcttctgtttttgaaaagttatttttcaggagaaaaagaagaagaagatttttagctattttaaaaaattaatgctaCATCCACaacttttttacaattttcttgAACTCAATTCAATCATAAACATTcgtttatttaattatataattacatcgttttaattttttaatttttaatttttggttttccCCCATTCCCGGATTGAACTAGTGATTTTAGAAAATTGAGGTTTTCTTAATTTCCTGTAAATTGGGTTTGAAAAACTTTCTCTAATTCAATCTGCTAAACTGATATAGAGGCCAAAAGAAAGAGACAAAGCATTCGATGATTTTTAGTTCAACTTGCAAGACACTCCATTTGCTTACAAAACTTAAAAGGAATTTAATCTTCACATTCCAGCCACATCTAAGGACAAAAAGCCattcaattataatttgttTCATTCATTGATCCACCCGGCCATCTTTCTCCATGGCTCCTAAATTCTGCATCTTTAAAGTCATAGCCATAACTTTCTCTATCTTTCCTACTGTTATCCCTGTGACCAACTTCAGTTTTCCGGCTATCTTCAACTTTGGTGATTCAAATTCAGACACCGGTGGCCTGGCTGCCGGATTTGCTTTCCCGGTTGGACCACCCAATGGGCAAACCTACTTCCTTAAGCCATCTGGGCGATTCTCTGATGGCCGTTTGATCATTGATTTTctaagtaacatatatatataatttgatatatattttgaatatattagAGTCTGCTATCTAATCTATTGCATGTAATATCTGCTGCAGTGGATGCAATGGACCTACCGTTTCTCAATCCATATTTGGATTCTGTTGGTGCACCAAACTTCCAGACAGGGTGCAACTTTGCTACTGGAGGATCTACTATACTTCCAGCCAATGCAGCCTCCACGAGCCCTTTTTCCCTGGGGATTCAGGTGGCTCAATTCCTCAAATTCAAGGCTCGAGCCCTCGAATTATTGGATAAAGGTATTAGctttaaatcaccacttatttcaaaagcttaaaccgaTACGTACGTGTAACAACGATTGTGTGATTAACGATAATGTTCAGTAAATTCTGGTGGTTGTTACAGATAAAAGACTCCAGAAATACCTTCCTTCAGAAAAATCTTTCAAGCAGGCACTCTACATGTTTGATGTTGGTCAGAATGATCTTGATGGCGCATTTTATTCGAAATCAGAAGACCAAGTACTTGCTTTGATTCAGACTTTTCTTACAGAGTTTGAGACCAGTTTCAAGGTTGTGTACCACCTTTTCCCTAAATCAAATTAGCAAgttagtttaatttgtttttgtagaaTAATCAAATTCAGATTTCTTTGGTTTTTGGTGCTTTTTCAGAAATTATATGATGTGGGTGCAAGGAAATTTTGGATTCATAACACTGGTCCCCTTGGATGCTTGCCTAGAATCATTGCAAAATTTGGAACAGACACAACAAAACTCGACCAGTTTGGATGTGTAAACTCACACAACCGTGCTGCTAATCAATTCAACATGCAATTACATGATCTCTGTACAAAATTCAGGGCACAGCTCCCTGATGCTAATATCACTTATGTTGacattttctcaataaaactCAACCTCATTTCAAACTATTCTCAATATGGTAAGAGTTATCATTACCCCATCTTGaaattcatattttcaatttgtttgCTGCACTTTGGATTACTCATGAACTTTGGCTTTCAGGATTTAAACAACCTTTAGCAGCTTGCTGTGGTTATGGCGGGCCGCCATTGAATTTTGACAGCCGAATTGCTTGTGGGGAAACCAAGAATCTGAATGGGAGCATGGTGACAGCAACACCATGCAATAATACTGCTGAATATGTGAATTGGGATGGAAACCATTATACAGAAGCTGCAAATGAATATGTTTCCTCACAGATATTGACAGGAAATTATTCAGACCCACCTCCCTCAGTGACTGCAGAATCTCTCTTAGGATCGAAGTTCTTTGATCCAAGAAGATTGTACTAACTCCAGGTGATTTCCAAGTATTGTCTTGAGAAATTGTGAAGTgatatttggtataaaattgCTAATTCCATTTCCAAGTGTTGTTCTTTCTGAGTTGGTGTTCATGCATAACTTGAATATCATGATTTCAATGGGTTAACTTTCGTCTTCTTGTGTACCtcaaaaaga
Coding sequences within it:
- the LOC132171868 gene encoding GDSL esterase/lipase At1g54790-like; its protein translation is MAPKFCIFKVIAITFSIFPTVIPVTNFSFPAIFNFGDSNSDTGGLAAGFAFPVGPPNGQTYFLKPSGRFSDGRLIIDFLMDAMDLPFLNPYLDSVGAPNFQTGCNFATGGSTILPANAASTSPFSLGIQVAQFLKFKARALELLDKDKRLQKYLPSEKSFKQALYMFDVGQNDLDGAFYSKSEDQVLALIQTFLTEFETSFKKLYDVGARKFWIHNTGPLGCLPRIIAKFGTDTTKLDQFGCVNSHNRAANQFNMQLHDLCTKFRAQLPDANITYVDIFSIKLNLISNYSQYGFKQPLAACCGYGGPPLNFDSRIACGETKNLNGSMVTATPCNNTAEYVNWDGNHYTEAANEYVSSQILTGNYSDPPPSVTAESLLGSKFFDPRRLY